The Planctomycetia bacterium region GTACGCGCGGCGGATGAACTCGCCGTCGTTGCATTCCGGCGATGGCGGAATGTTGAGCGCCTGGAGCTTGTCCAGGACCAACTCGTCGATAAAGTTTCGTCGCGGCGCCTCGGCAAACGTTGCCGCCGGCACGTCTTGCTCGAACGGCACGCTCACCGTGGCGATGGCGACCTGACTCAAGTACCAGGCCGTGACGGCGCCTTCGCCATTCCCGACCACTTGCACGTTGCCGCGCTCATCGGCGTTGGCGACTGTCTGATTCGTCGACGTGAATAAGCACCAACGCGTGACGTCTTCAATGCGGCCGTCGTTGAAGTGACCTTGCACGATCAACTGCTGCGAGACGCCCGGCTTGAGCACGGTGTTCTTGGGCAGGATTTCCAAATGATCGAGCCGCGCGTCGTCTTCGCTCGGCGGCGGCGTGCCCGCGGCGATCCATTCGGCGATCACGCGATACTCCGGCGAACCGACGTCGAACCGCACGCCTCCCTTATGCGGCACCGCGCCGGTCGGCTTCGTCAGAAACAAGCTGCGGCCCGGGTCGCTAGGCACGATCCGCCGTCCGCGCGCTTGGCGCGAGAGCGTGCGGCAATCGCCGTCCGGGTCGTAACCGCGCAACGAGAGCTTGAAGCCATTCTTGCCAGCGAGCGCTCCGTGGCACGCGCCCGTACTGCAACCGGTCTTGGCGAGCACCGATTCGACATGATTCCGAAAGCTCCACTCGTGCGGTTGCTCGAAGTCTACGACCGTGACCTCGGCCAGCGCGGTGCGCTCGCCCACGGCTGCCGTCACGGTCGCCGTGCCATTGCCGCGCGGGACCGCCATTTGATCGACGATCTCCACCACCTTGGGATCGCTCGATGTGAACTTCACGTCTTCGACATGCTGCCCGCGATACTTGTCGTCGGAAAGTTCCTCGACCAACATTCGATGCGCGAACTCTGGCCCAGAGAGCTTGATCGACGCGGGCAGAACCGCCAACTCCCCGGCGCGCGATGTGCCGGTCGCCAGACAAATTGCCAGGCTGACTACCAACGGCGCGATCGAAAACAAGCGGGAGATCATCAAACGCTCCGCCATGAAAAGCAGCAAAGAAAATGAATCGGCCGGCGGGAAGCTATCCATGTTGGCCAAAGATGGACGGCAAGTCTTCCGCGTGAGCGGCGATTCGTCCGCAGCCCACTGAAGACTGAACACTGAAAACTTCCAACTCGCTAGAACAACTCCCGAATCTCATGCTTGCCAAAATCGACCAACGGGAACGGCCGACCATTCGGGCCGGGCAGCGTGGTTTCCAGATCGAGGCCGAGCGAGCGATAGATGGTCGCTACGACTTCCGGCGGATCGACCGGACGTTCGGCCGGGACGCCGCCGATGCCGTCGCTGCGACCCACGACGCGGCCTCCTTGGACGCCGCCGCCGGCAAAGTACACCGTCCAGCATTGCGGCCAGTGATCGCGTCCGCCGGCCGGATTAATCCGCGGCGTGCGGCCGAACTCGGCCAGGTTGCACACCATGGTGTTGTCCAACATGCCGCGCTGCACCAGATCTTCGATCAACGCGCTGTAGGCCTGATCGTACATCGGCGCGACGATATCTCGCATGCCCTCGATCGACGTGAACGGCTGCGAGCCGTGGATGTCCCAGGTGATCTCGTCGAACACGGTCAGGAACGTGTTCACCGTGACAAAGCGCACGCCGGCTTCGATCAACCTTCTGGCCAACAAGCAACTCTGGCCGAAGCGCGTCATGCCGTAGCGATCGCGGACCGATTGCGGTTCCTTCGAGAGATCAAACGCCTCGCGGGCCTGCGTGCTGGTCATCAGCCGGTAGGCGGCCTCGAAGTTACTGTCCATCAACTGAGCGCTGTCGGTCGCTTCGAAGTTTTTCACCGTTTGATCGACGATCGAACGCAACTTGCGCCGGCGATCAAGCCGCGCCTGACCGATCTCCGGCGGCGGCAGCATGTCCGGCACTTGGAAATTCGGCTTCGAAGGATCCGCCATCAATGCGAAGGGATCGTAGGCCTTGCCTAGAAAACC contains the following coding sequences:
- a CDS encoding DUF1501 domain-containing protein, with the protein product MLQLTGRGRAQTCDGVTRRDFLQAGALSAIGMSLPMLMDLKARGAVQQDHDERSVIMIFNLGAPSQLDTWDMKPEASAEIRGPFKPIKTASSEFDISEIFPLHAKVADKFSLVRTCYHTAAAVHDTGHQMLQTGRLFNGGVNTPHAGCALTYLRGRKTDLPAHVILPEPMGRTGGNMPHGQDAGFLGKAYDPFALMADPSKPNFQVPDMLPPPEIGQARLDRRRKLRSIVDQTVKNFEATDSAQLMDSNFEAAYRLMTSTQAREAFDLSKEPQSVRDRYGMTRFGQSCLLARRLIEAGVRFVTVNTFLTVFDEITWDIHGSQPFTSIEGMRDIVAPMYDQAYSALIEDLVQRGMLDNTMVCNLAEFGRTPRINPAGGRDHWPQCWTVYFAGGGVQGGRVVGRSDGIGGVPAERPVDPPEVVATIYRSLGLDLETTLPGPNGRPFPLVDFGKHEIRELF